Genomic DNA from Candidatus Eisenbacteria bacterium:
TGGGTGAACGTCACCGGCTTCCTGCCCTCCGTGCTGTCGAACGTCGCGCTGATCCGTGCCGCGCTGCCGCGTCCGATCATCGCCGAGCGAGTCGCCGAGCACTACCTGGCCTACATTCCCGACGTCACGCCGCCGCCCGGCAAGCCGATGTCGCAGAAGCTCGGCGACCCGCTTCCCGCCGGCTCGCGTCTGGTGCTGTCACGGCCCGGAGTCAACGGGGCGTTCTACTGCGTCCGCATCTCCGCCGTCGACGCGAACGGTCAGGTGCTCGCCCGCATCGGTTCCAAGGGCAGCTACGCACTCGCCAGCGCCGGAGTCTCGGGCTTCTACAAGATCTTCCCGCTCGGCGCCGCCGTGGTTCAGCCGACCCGCGAGCCGCCGCCGCCGGACGGTCTTCGCTACCTCGCCGACCCCGAGCACCCACGCGCGCTGGCGCCGGGCGAAGTTCAGATCATTTCAGCTCATCAATTGCCCCCCGGTTTGATTCGTTAGCCCCGGGCCGGCCGCGGCCCGGCGGGAGCCCGCCATGTGCCACCGCCTGCTCACCGCCGCCGTCATCGCGGCCAGCCTCTGGTTCGCATCACCTTCGCGCTCCGCGGAGGCGCAGCCCGCGCCCCCCGGAGCGCGTTCGTTTTCCATTGCGCGCCTCAAGTACGGCGGCGGCGGCGACTGGTACGAGAACCGCACCTCGCTCGTGAATCTGATCCGCGGACTCCGCACTCGGACCACGATTCCAGTCGTCGGGGACCGCGAAGCCGTCGTCGAGCCCGGTGATGCCGCGCTCTTCCAGTATCCGTTCGTGTTCGCGAGCGGCCATGGGAACATCAAGTTCACTCCCGCCGAGGTCGAAAACCTGAGGCGGTACCTGGTGTCGGGCGGCTTCCTGTGGGTCGACGACGACTTCGGGATCGACGTCTCGATCCGTCGCGAGATGAAGCGCGTGTTCCCCGATGCGGCGTTCGTCGAGCTGCCGTTCACGCACGGAATTTTTCACGGCCTTTACGATTTCACCTCGGGGCTTCCGAAGATTCACGAGCATAGCGGAGGCCCCGCTCGTGGCTTCGGCATTGTTCACGATGGAAGGCTGGTCGTATTCTATTCATACGATTGCGACCTCGGAGATGGCCTCGAGGACGAG
This window encodes:
- a CDS encoding DUF4159 domain-containing protein; this encodes MCHRLLTAAVIAASLWFASPSRSAEAQPAPPGARSFSIARLKYGGGGDWYENRTSLVNLIRGLRTRTTIPVVGDREAVVEPGDAALFQYPFVFASGHGNIKFTPAEVENLRRYLVSGGFLWVDDDFGIDVSIRREMKRVFPDAAFVELPFTHGIFHGLYDFTSGLPKIHEHSGGPARGFGIVHDGRLVVFYSYDCDLGDGLEDEEVHHDPVEKRDAALRMSMNLVHYALTH